From Acomys russatus chromosome 25, mAcoRus1.1, whole genome shotgun sequence, a single genomic window includes:
- the Dexi gene encoding dexamethasone-induced protein, producing the protein MPGARVAAHLDALGPLVSYVQPPLLPSMFYVGLFFVNVLILYYAFLMEYIVLNVGLVFLPEDLDQALVDLGVLSDPGSGLYDADSELDVFDGYLE; encoded by the coding sequence ATGCCCGGCGCCCGGGTCGCAGCCCACCTGGACGCTCTGGGCCCCCTGGTCTCCTACGTGCAGCCACCGCTGCTGCCCTCTATGTTCTACGTGGGCCTGTTCTTCGTCAACGTGCTGATCCTCTACTACGCCTTCCTCATGGAATACATCGTTCTCAACGTGGGCCTCGTCTTCCTGCCTGAGGACTTGGACCAGGCGCTGGTGGACCTCGGCGTACTCTCCGACCCCGGCTCTGGTCTTTACGATGCCGACTCGGAGCTCGACGTCTTCGATGGGTATTTGGAGTGA